Proteins from a single region of Oreochromis niloticus isolate F11D_XX linkage group LG7, O_niloticus_UMD_NMBU, whole genome shotgun sequence:
- the LOC100710557 gene encoding glutamine synthetase, which yields MASVSSSSLLNKAVRQQYMSLPQGQKCQVTYIWIDGTGEALRNKTRTLDTEPKSIEEIPEWNFDGSSTYQAEGSNSDMYLIPVRMFRDPFNLDPNKLVLCEVLKYNRLPAETNHRASCNEVMEKVKQHHMWFGMEQEYTLLGIDGHPFSWPPNGFPAPQGPYYCGVGANSAYGRDIVECHYKACLYAGVKIYGTNAEVMPSQWEFQVGPCEGIEMGDHLWVARFLLHRVCEDFGVVATLDPKPMKGNWNGAGCHTNVSTEEMREEGGLQYIEKAIDKLGKKHPEHICVYDPHGGKDNMRRLTGLHETSSIHDFSAGVANRGASIRIPRQVGQEKKGYFEDRRPAANCDPYAVTKAIAITCLLEEEEKGAK from the exons ATGGCATCAGTGTCATCCAGCTCTCTTCTCAACAAAGCTGTGCGGCAGCAGTACATGAGCCTGCCTCAAGGACAGAAATGCCAGGTCACCTACATCTGGATTGATGGCACCGGAGAGGCACTTCGGAACAAGACGAGAACTCTAGACACAGAACCAAAAAGCATAGAAG AAATACCTGAGTGGAACTTTGATGGCTCAAGCACCTACCAGGCCGAAGGCTCCAACAGTGACATGTACCTCATCCCGGTCCGCATGTTCAGGGATCCATTCAACCTTGACCCCAATAAACTGGTTCTCTGTGAGGTCCTGAAGTACAACCGTTTACCTGCtg AAACTAACCACAGAGCAAGCTGCAACGAAGTGATGGAGAAGGTCAAACAGCACCATATGTGGTTCGGTATGGAACAGGAGTACACACTTCTGGGAATAGATGGACATCCATTTAGCTGGCCTCCAAATGGATTCCCAGCACCCCAAG GTCCTTACTACTGTGGCGTGGGGGCCAATAGTGCTTATGGAAGGGACATTGTGGAGTGCCACTACAAGGCCTGCCTCTATGCTGGGGTCAAAATCTACGGTACTAATGCTGAAGTTATGCCATCTCAG TGGGAGTTCCAGGTGGGCCCCTGTGAGGGCATCGAGATGGGGGACCATTTGTGGGTCGCACGTTTCCTTTTGCATCGTGTCTGTGAAGATTTCGGGGTTGTAGCAACGCTGGACCCTAAACCGATGAAGGGCAACTGGAACGGGGCTGGTTGCCACACAAATGTCAGCACCGAGGAGATGAGGGAAGAAGGAGGACTGCA GTACATTGAGAAGGCTATCGATAAGCTGGGGAAAAAGCACCCTGAGCACATTTGTGTGTACGACCCTCATGGAGGCAAGGACAACATGAGGCGTCTCACAGGTCTCCACGAAACCTCCAGCATCCACGACTTCTCTGCCGGAGTGGCCAACCGAGGTGCCAGCATCCGCATCCCGCGGCAGGTGGGGCAAGAGAAGAAAGGGTACTTTGAGGACCGCCGTCCCGCAGCAAACTGTGACCCTTATGCAGTGACGAAGGCCATCGCCATAACCTGCCTattggaagaagaagaaaaaggagccAAGTAG